A single window of Onychomys torridus chromosome 8, mOncTor1.1, whole genome shotgun sequence DNA harbors:
- the Znf496 gene encoding zinc finger protein 496 isoform X5 produces the protein MRSPPGENPSPQGEPPSPESSRRLFRRFRYQEAAGPREALQRLWELCRGWLRLERHTKEQILELLVLEQFLAILPWEIQSWVRAQEPESGEQAVAAVEALEQEPGRPWQWLKHCEDPVVIEDGDAPGPQDPEQERMAAESQSNPDAQPVALAQGLGLLSRPPGQPTEDPIPQDVFLVQEQSIRDAQPVTTCQLPPSRVSPFKDMILCFSEEDWSLLDPAQTGFYGEFIIGEDYGVSMPPNDLAAQPAQLSPEEENGLRVTEMTDLQGKDTPQISCSDLPSLQPFQEEGRKWEELQVPELQSCQQGALTQSPCPGSDPPPLKSSLDQEVTIEIELSSSGDEDSQHSPYCTEELRSPTEKPHSLPTHRGSTEGGGEVQTSQKSYVCPSCGKIFRWRVNFIRHMRSRREQKPHKCSVCGELFSDSEDLDGHLETHEVQKPYRCTVCGKSFRLNSHLLSHRRIHLQPERQPPVKKSEEGASETEGTGARALMEKSKAKLGFRCGNCGKSFQRHDHLVRHRSHCHLKSEARPLQCRYCVKTFRQNYDLLRHERIHMKRRSKQALNSY, from the exons ATGCGGAGTCCTCCTGGAGAGAACCCCAGCCCTCAGGGTGAGCCTCCCAGTCCAGAGTCCTCTCGACGCCTCTTCCGACGCTTCCGCTACCAGGAGGCTGCTGGCCCGCGGGAGGCCCTGCAGCGCCTCTGGGAGCTGTGCCGGGGCTGGCTGCGGCTTGAAAGGCACACGAAGGAGCAGATCCTGGAGCTACTGGTGCTGGAGCAGTTCCTGGCCATCCTGCCGTGGGAGATCCAGAGCTGGGTGCGTGCCCAGGAGCCGGAGAGCGGAGAGCAGGCTGTGGCTGCTGTAGAGGCCCTGGAACAGGAGCCAGGGAGACCCTGGCAGTGG CTCAAGCACTGTGAAGACCCGGTGGTGATTGAAGATGGCGATGCGCCTGGGCCTCAGGACCCAGAACAGGAGCGAATGGCAGCAGAGTCCCAGAGCAACCCTGATGCCCAGCCTGTGGCCCTAGCACAGGGCCTAGGGCTCCTAAGCAGACCACCAGGCCAGCCCACTGAGGACCCAA TTCCGCAAGATGTTTTCCTTGTTCAGGAGCAGAGTATCAGGGACGCCCAGCCGGTGACCACCTGCCAGCTGCCCCCG AGCCGAGTTTCTCCATTTAAGGACATGATCTTGTGCTTCTCAGAAGAAGACTGGTCCCTTCTGGACCCGGCGCAGACTGGTTTCTATGGAGAATTCATCATTGGGGAAGACTACGGGGTCTCCATGCCACCAA ATGACCTTGCAGCTCAGCCAGCTCAGCTCTCACCTGAAGAGGAGAACGGGCTGCGGGTTACCGAGATGACAGACCTCCAGGGTAAAGACACACCCCAGATCTCCTGCTCAG ACCTTCCTAGTCTCCAGCCATtccaagaagaaggaaggaaatgggaggagcTGCAGGTGCCAGAGCTCCAGTCCTGCCAGCAGGGGGCGCTCACTCAAAGTCCTTGTCCAG GAAGTGACCCACCACCCCTAAAGAGCAGCCTGGACCAGGAGGTGACCATTGAGATCGAACTGTCCAGTTCTGGAGATGAGGACTCCCAACACAGCCCATATTGCACAGAGGAACTGAGGAGCCCTACAGAAAAGCCCCACAGTCTCCCGACCCACCGGGGCAGCactgagggtgggggtgaggtacAGACCTCACAAAAGTCTTATGTGTGTCCGAGCTGTGGGAAGATCTTCCGCTGGAGAGTCAACTTCATCCGGCACATGCGCAGCCGCAGGGAGCAGAAGCCACACAAGTGCTCAGTGTGTGGGGAGTTATTCAGTGACAGCGAGGACCTGGACGGACACCTGGAGACCCATGAGGTCCAGAAGCCCTACAGGTGCACAGTCTGCGGAAAGAGCTTCCGCCTCAACTCACATCTGCTCTCCCACCGACGGATCCACTTGCAGCCAGAGAGGCAGCCACCGGTGAAGAAGAGTGAGGAGGGTGCGTCGGAAACAGAGGGTACAGGCGCCCGTGCCCTGATGGAGAAGAGCAAAGCCAAGCTGGGCTTCCGGTGCGGGAACTGTGGGAAGAGCTTCCAGCGACACGACCATCTGGTGAGACACCGTAGCCACTGTCACCTGAAGAGCGAGGCCCGTCCCCTCCAGTGTCGGTACTGTGTCAAAACTTTCCGGCAGAATTATGATCTTCTCCGCCACGAGCGCATACACATGAAGCGTCGCTCCAAGCAGGCTCTGAACTCATACTAA
- the Znf496 gene encoding zinc finger protein 496 isoform X4 → MPTALCPRVLAPKESEEPRKMRSPPGENPSPQGEPPSPESSRRLFRRFRYQEAAGPREALQRLWELCRGWLRLERHTKEQILELLVLEQFLAILPWEIQSWVRAQEPESGEQAVAAVEALEQEPGRPWQWLKHCEDPVVIEDGDAPGPQDPEQERMAAESQSNPDAQPVALAQGLGLLSRPPGQPTEDPIPQDVFLVQEQSIRDAQPVTTCQLPPSRVSPFKDMILCFSEEDWSLLDPAQTGFYGEFIIGEDYGVSMPPNDLAAQPAQLSPEEENGLRVTEMTDLQGKDTPQISCSDLPSLQPFQEEGRKWEELQVPELQSCQQGALTQSPCPGSDPPPLKSSLDQEVTIEIELSSSGDEDSQHSPYCTEELRSPTEKPHSLPTHRGSTEGGGEVQTSQKSYVCPSCGKIFRWRVNFIRHMRSRREQKPHKCSVCGELFSDSEDLDGHLETHEVQKPYRCTVCGKSFRLNSHLLSHRRIHLQPERQPPVKKSEEGASETEGTGARALMEKSKAKLGFRCGNCGKSFQRHDHLVRHRSHCHLKSEARPLQCRYCVKTFRQNYDLLRHERIHMKRRSKQALNSY, encoded by the exons ATGCCCACAGCCCTGTGCCCACGAGTCTTGGCTCCAAAGGAAAGTGAGGAGCCCAGGAAAATGCGGAGTCCTCCTGGAGAGAACCCCAGCCCTCAGGGTGAGCCTCCCAGTCCAGAGTCCTCTCGACGCCTCTTCCGACGCTTCCGCTACCAGGAGGCTGCTGGCCCGCGGGAGGCCCTGCAGCGCCTCTGGGAGCTGTGCCGGGGCTGGCTGCGGCTTGAAAGGCACACGAAGGAGCAGATCCTGGAGCTACTGGTGCTGGAGCAGTTCCTGGCCATCCTGCCGTGGGAGATCCAGAGCTGGGTGCGTGCCCAGGAGCCGGAGAGCGGAGAGCAGGCTGTGGCTGCTGTAGAGGCCCTGGAACAGGAGCCAGGGAGACCCTGGCAGTGG CTCAAGCACTGTGAAGACCCGGTGGTGATTGAAGATGGCGATGCGCCTGGGCCTCAGGACCCAGAACAGGAGCGAATGGCAGCAGAGTCCCAGAGCAACCCTGATGCCCAGCCTGTGGCCCTAGCACAGGGCCTAGGGCTCCTAAGCAGACCACCAGGCCAGCCCACTGAGGACCCAA TTCCGCAAGATGTTTTCCTTGTTCAGGAGCAGAGTATCAGGGACGCCCAGCCGGTGACCACCTGCCAGCTGCCCCCG AGCCGAGTTTCTCCATTTAAGGACATGATCTTGTGCTTCTCAGAAGAAGACTGGTCCCTTCTGGACCCGGCGCAGACTGGTTTCTATGGAGAATTCATCATTGGGGAAGACTACGGGGTCTCCATGCCACCAA ATGACCTTGCAGCTCAGCCAGCTCAGCTCTCACCTGAAGAGGAGAACGGGCTGCGGGTTACCGAGATGACAGACCTCCAGGGTAAAGACACACCCCAGATCTCCTGCTCAG ACCTTCCTAGTCTCCAGCCATtccaagaagaaggaaggaaatgggaggagcTGCAGGTGCCAGAGCTCCAGTCCTGCCAGCAGGGGGCGCTCACTCAAAGTCCTTGTCCAG GAAGTGACCCACCACCCCTAAAGAGCAGCCTGGACCAGGAGGTGACCATTGAGATCGAACTGTCCAGTTCTGGAGATGAGGACTCCCAACACAGCCCATATTGCACAGAGGAACTGAGGAGCCCTACAGAAAAGCCCCACAGTCTCCCGACCCACCGGGGCAGCactgagggtgggggtgaggtacAGACCTCACAAAAGTCTTATGTGTGTCCGAGCTGTGGGAAGATCTTCCGCTGGAGAGTCAACTTCATCCGGCACATGCGCAGCCGCAGGGAGCAGAAGCCACACAAGTGCTCAGTGTGTGGGGAGTTATTCAGTGACAGCGAGGACCTGGACGGACACCTGGAGACCCATGAGGTCCAGAAGCCCTACAGGTGCACAGTCTGCGGAAAGAGCTTCCGCCTCAACTCACATCTGCTCTCCCACCGACGGATCCACTTGCAGCCAGAGAGGCAGCCACCGGTGAAGAAGAGTGAGGAGGGTGCGTCGGAAACAGAGGGTACAGGCGCCCGTGCCCTGATGGAGAAGAGCAAAGCCAAGCTGGGCTTCCGGTGCGGGAACTGTGGGAAGAGCTTCCAGCGACACGACCATCTGGTGAGACACCGTAGCCACTGTCACCTGAAGAGCGAGGCCCGTCCCCTCCAGTGTCGGTACTGTGTCAAAACTTTCCGGCAGAATTATGATCTTCTCCGCCACGAGCGCATACACATGAAGCGTCGCTCCAAGCAGGCTCTGAACTCATACTAA
- the Znf496 gene encoding zinc finger protein 496 isoform X3 produces the protein MQRSCLGGDTRETGLEGENLLPCKPRLRGEEPANLEEYQFVKISRTETVTLAPKLQGCGLLGLYPPRGPVHKALCPRVLAPKESEEPRKMRSPPGENPSPQGEPPSPESSRRLFRRFRYQEAAGPREALQRLWELCRGWLRLERHTKEQILELLVLEQFLAILPWEIQSWVRAQEPESGEQAVAAVEALEQEPGRPWQWLKHCEDPVVIEDGDAPGPQDPEQERMAAESQSNPDAQPVALAQGLGLLSRPPGQPTEDPIPQDVFLVQEQSIRDAQPVTTCQLPPSRVSPFKDMILCFSEEDWSLLDPAQTGFYGEFIIGEDYGVSMPPNDLAAQPAQLSPEEENGLRVTEMTDLQGKDTPQISCSGSDPPPLKSSLDQEVTIEIELSSSGDEDSQHSPYCTEELRSPTEKPHSLPTHRGSTEGGGEVQTSQKSYVCPSCGKIFRWRVNFIRHMRSRREQKPHKCSVCGELFSDSEDLDGHLETHEVQKPYRCTVCGKSFRLNSHLLSHRRIHLQPERQPPVKKSEEGASETEGTGARALMEKSKAKLGFRCGNCGKSFQRHDHLVRHRSHCHLKSEARPLQCRYCVKTFRQNYDLLRHERIHMKRRSKQALNSY, from the exons ATGCAGAGGAGCTGCCTCGGCGGAGACACCAGGGAGACCGGGCTGGAAGGTGAGAACCTGCTGCCCTGCAAGCCCAGGCTTCGAGGTGAAGAGCCAGCAAACCTGGAAGAGT atCAATTTGTGAAGATCTCAAGAACAGAGACAGTGACTTTGGCTCCAAAGCTTCAAGGTTGTGGCCTGCTGGGGCTGTATCCTCCAAGAGGACCTGTCCACAAAG CCCTGTGCCCACGAGTCTTGGCTCCAAAGGAAAGTGAGGAGCCCAGGAAAATGCGGAGTCCTCCTGGAGAGAACCCCAGCCCTCAGGGTGAGCCTCCCAGTCCAGAGTCCTCTCGACGCCTCTTCCGACGCTTCCGCTACCAGGAGGCTGCTGGCCCGCGGGAGGCCCTGCAGCGCCTCTGGGAGCTGTGCCGGGGCTGGCTGCGGCTTGAAAGGCACACGAAGGAGCAGATCCTGGAGCTACTGGTGCTGGAGCAGTTCCTGGCCATCCTGCCGTGGGAGATCCAGAGCTGGGTGCGTGCCCAGGAGCCGGAGAGCGGAGAGCAGGCTGTGGCTGCTGTAGAGGCCCTGGAACAGGAGCCAGGGAGACCCTGGCAGTGG CTCAAGCACTGTGAAGACCCGGTGGTGATTGAAGATGGCGATGCGCCTGGGCCTCAGGACCCAGAACAGGAGCGAATGGCAGCAGAGTCCCAGAGCAACCCTGATGCCCAGCCTGTGGCCCTAGCACAGGGCCTAGGGCTCCTAAGCAGACCACCAGGCCAGCCCACTGAGGACCCAA TTCCGCAAGATGTTTTCCTTGTTCAGGAGCAGAGTATCAGGGACGCCCAGCCGGTGACCACCTGCCAGCTGCCCCCG AGCCGAGTTTCTCCATTTAAGGACATGATCTTGTGCTTCTCAGAAGAAGACTGGTCCCTTCTGGACCCGGCGCAGACTGGTTTCTATGGAGAATTCATCATTGGGGAAGACTACGGGGTCTCCATGCCACCAA ATGACCTTGCAGCTCAGCCAGCTCAGCTCTCACCTGAAGAGGAGAACGGGCTGCGGGTTACCGAGATGACAGACCTCCAGGGTAAAGACACACCCCAGATCTCCTGCTCAG GAAGTGACCCACCACCCCTAAAGAGCAGCCTGGACCAGGAGGTGACCATTGAGATCGAACTGTCCAGTTCTGGAGATGAGGACTCCCAACACAGCCCATATTGCACAGAGGAACTGAGGAGCCCTACAGAAAAGCCCCACAGTCTCCCGACCCACCGGGGCAGCactgagggtgggggtgaggtacAGACCTCACAAAAGTCTTATGTGTGTCCGAGCTGTGGGAAGATCTTCCGCTGGAGAGTCAACTTCATCCGGCACATGCGCAGCCGCAGGGAGCAGAAGCCACACAAGTGCTCAGTGTGTGGGGAGTTATTCAGTGACAGCGAGGACCTGGACGGACACCTGGAGACCCATGAGGTCCAGAAGCCCTACAGGTGCACAGTCTGCGGAAAGAGCTTCCGCCTCAACTCACATCTGCTCTCCCACCGACGGATCCACTTGCAGCCAGAGAGGCAGCCACCGGTGAAGAAGAGTGAGGAGGGTGCGTCGGAAACAGAGGGTACAGGCGCCCGTGCCCTGATGGAGAAGAGCAAAGCCAAGCTGGGCTTCCGGTGCGGGAACTGTGGGAAGAGCTTCCAGCGACACGACCATCTGGTGAGACACCGTAGCCACTGTCACCTGAAGAGCGAGGCCCGTCCCCTCCAGTGTCGGTACTGTGTCAAAACTTTCCGGCAGAATTATGATCTTCTCCGCCACGAGCGCATACACATGAAGCGTCGCTCCAAGCAGGCTCTGAACTCATACTAA
- the Znf496 gene encoding zinc finger protein 496 isoform X1 produces MQRSCLGGDTRETGLEGENLLPCKPRLRGEEPANLEEYQFVKISRTETVTLAPKLQGCGLLGLYPPRGPVHKALCPRVLAPKESEEPRKMRSPPGENPSPQGEPPSPESSRRLFRRFRYQEAAGPREALQRLWELCRGWLRLERHTKEQILELLVLEQFLAILPWEIQSWVRAQEPESGEQAVAAVEALEQEPGRPWQWLKHCEDPVVIEDGDAPGPQDPEQERMAAESQSNPDAQPVALAQGLGLLSRPPGQPTEDPIPQDVFLVQEQSIRDAQPVTTCQLPPSRVSPFKDMILCFSEEDWSLLDPAQTGFYGEFIIGEDYGVSMPPNDLAAQPAQLSPEEENGLRVTEMTDLQGKDTPQISCSDLPSLQPFQEEGRKWEELQVPELQSCQQGALTQSPCPGSDPPPLKSSLDQEVTIEIELSSSGDEDSQHSPYCTEELRSPTEKPHSLPTHRGSTEGGGEVQTSQKSYVCPSCGKIFRWRVNFIRHMRSRREQKPHKCSVCGELFSDSEDLDGHLETHEVQKPYRCTVCGKSFRLNSHLLSHRRIHLQPERQPPVKKSEEGASETEGTGARALMEKSKAKLGFRCGNCGKSFQRHDHLVRHRSHCHLKSEARPLQCRYCVKTFRQNYDLLRHERIHMKRRSKQALNSY; encoded by the exons ATGCAGAGGAGCTGCCTCGGCGGAGACACCAGGGAGACCGGGCTGGAAGGTGAGAACCTGCTGCCCTGCAAGCCCAGGCTTCGAGGTGAAGAGCCAGCAAACCTGGAAGAGT atCAATTTGTGAAGATCTCAAGAACAGAGACAGTGACTTTGGCTCCAAAGCTTCAAGGTTGTGGCCTGCTGGGGCTGTATCCTCCAAGAGGACCTGTCCACAAAG CCCTGTGCCCACGAGTCTTGGCTCCAAAGGAAAGTGAGGAGCCCAGGAAAATGCGGAGTCCTCCTGGAGAGAACCCCAGCCCTCAGGGTGAGCCTCCCAGTCCAGAGTCCTCTCGACGCCTCTTCCGACGCTTCCGCTACCAGGAGGCTGCTGGCCCGCGGGAGGCCCTGCAGCGCCTCTGGGAGCTGTGCCGGGGCTGGCTGCGGCTTGAAAGGCACACGAAGGAGCAGATCCTGGAGCTACTGGTGCTGGAGCAGTTCCTGGCCATCCTGCCGTGGGAGATCCAGAGCTGGGTGCGTGCCCAGGAGCCGGAGAGCGGAGAGCAGGCTGTGGCTGCTGTAGAGGCCCTGGAACAGGAGCCAGGGAGACCCTGGCAGTGG CTCAAGCACTGTGAAGACCCGGTGGTGATTGAAGATGGCGATGCGCCTGGGCCTCAGGACCCAGAACAGGAGCGAATGGCAGCAGAGTCCCAGAGCAACCCTGATGCCCAGCCTGTGGCCCTAGCACAGGGCCTAGGGCTCCTAAGCAGACCACCAGGCCAGCCCACTGAGGACCCAA TTCCGCAAGATGTTTTCCTTGTTCAGGAGCAGAGTATCAGGGACGCCCAGCCGGTGACCACCTGCCAGCTGCCCCCG AGCCGAGTTTCTCCATTTAAGGACATGATCTTGTGCTTCTCAGAAGAAGACTGGTCCCTTCTGGACCCGGCGCAGACTGGTTTCTATGGAGAATTCATCATTGGGGAAGACTACGGGGTCTCCATGCCACCAA ATGACCTTGCAGCTCAGCCAGCTCAGCTCTCACCTGAAGAGGAGAACGGGCTGCGGGTTACCGAGATGACAGACCTCCAGGGTAAAGACACACCCCAGATCTCCTGCTCAG ACCTTCCTAGTCTCCAGCCATtccaagaagaaggaaggaaatgggaggagcTGCAGGTGCCAGAGCTCCAGTCCTGCCAGCAGGGGGCGCTCACTCAAAGTCCTTGTCCAG GAAGTGACCCACCACCCCTAAAGAGCAGCCTGGACCAGGAGGTGACCATTGAGATCGAACTGTCCAGTTCTGGAGATGAGGACTCCCAACACAGCCCATATTGCACAGAGGAACTGAGGAGCCCTACAGAAAAGCCCCACAGTCTCCCGACCCACCGGGGCAGCactgagggtgggggtgaggtacAGACCTCACAAAAGTCTTATGTGTGTCCGAGCTGTGGGAAGATCTTCCGCTGGAGAGTCAACTTCATCCGGCACATGCGCAGCCGCAGGGAGCAGAAGCCACACAAGTGCTCAGTGTGTGGGGAGTTATTCAGTGACAGCGAGGACCTGGACGGACACCTGGAGACCCATGAGGTCCAGAAGCCCTACAGGTGCACAGTCTGCGGAAAGAGCTTCCGCCTCAACTCACATCTGCTCTCCCACCGACGGATCCACTTGCAGCCAGAGAGGCAGCCACCGGTGAAGAAGAGTGAGGAGGGTGCGTCGGAAACAGAGGGTACAGGCGCCCGTGCCCTGATGGAGAAGAGCAAAGCCAAGCTGGGCTTCCGGTGCGGGAACTGTGGGAAGAGCTTCCAGCGACACGACCATCTGGTGAGACACCGTAGCCACTGTCACCTGAAGAGCGAGGCCCGTCCCCTCCAGTGTCGGTACTGTGTCAAAACTTTCCGGCAGAATTATGATCTTCTCCGCCACGAGCGCATACACATGAAGCGTCGCTCCAAGCAGGCTCTGAACTCATACTAA
- the Znf496 gene encoding zinc finger protein 496 isoform X2, whose amino-acid sequence MQRSCLGGDTRETGLEDQFVKISRTETVTLAPKLQGCGLLGLYPPRGPVHKALCPRVLAPKESEEPRKMRSPPGENPSPQGEPPSPESSRRLFRRFRYQEAAGPREALQRLWELCRGWLRLERHTKEQILELLVLEQFLAILPWEIQSWVRAQEPESGEQAVAAVEALEQEPGRPWQWLKHCEDPVVIEDGDAPGPQDPEQERMAAESQSNPDAQPVALAQGLGLLSRPPGQPTEDPIPQDVFLVQEQSIRDAQPVTTCQLPPSRVSPFKDMILCFSEEDWSLLDPAQTGFYGEFIIGEDYGVSMPPNDLAAQPAQLSPEEENGLRVTEMTDLQGKDTPQISCSDLPSLQPFQEEGRKWEELQVPELQSCQQGALTQSPCPGSDPPPLKSSLDQEVTIEIELSSSGDEDSQHSPYCTEELRSPTEKPHSLPTHRGSTEGGGEVQTSQKSYVCPSCGKIFRWRVNFIRHMRSRREQKPHKCSVCGELFSDSEDLDGHLETHEVQKPYRCTVCGKSFRLNSHLLSHRRIHLQPERQPPVKKSEEGASETEGTGARALMEKSKAKLGFRCGNCGKSFQRHDHLVRHRSHCHLKSEARPLQCRYCVKTFRQNYDLLRHERIHMKRRSKQALNSY is encoded by the exons ATGCAGAGGAGCTGCCTCGGCGGAGACACCAGGGAGACCGGGCTGGAAG atCAATTTGTGAAGATCTCAAGAACAGAGACAGTGACTTTGGCTCCAAAGCTTCAAGGTTGTGGCCTGCTGGGGCTGTATCCTCCAAGAGGACCTGTCCACAAAG CCCTGTGCCCACGAGTCTTGGCTCCAAAGGAAAGTGAGGAGCCCAGGAAAATGCGGAGTCCTCCTGGAGAGAACCCCAGCCCTCAGGGTGAGCCTCCCAGTCCAGAGTCCTCTCGACGCCTCTTCCGACGCTTCCGCTACCAGGAGGCTGCTGGCCCGCGGGAGGCCCTGCAGCGCCTCTGGGAGCTGTGCCGGGGCTGGCTGCGGCTTGAAAGGCACACGAAGGAGCAGATCCTGGAGCTACTGGTGCTGGAGCAGTTCCTGGCCATCCTGCCGTGGGAGATCCAGAGCTGGGTGCGTGCCCAGGAGCCGGAGAGCGGAGAGCAGGCTGTGGCTGCTGTAGAGGCCCTGGAACAGGAGCCAGGGAGACCCTGGCAGTGG CTCAAGCACTGTGAAGACCCGGTGGTGATTGAAGATGGCGATGCGCCTGGGCCTCAGGACCCAGAACAGGAGCGAATGGCAGCAGAGTCCCAGAGCAACCCTGATGCCCAGCCTGTGGCCCTAGCACAGGGCCTAGGGCTCCTAAGCAGACCACCAGGCCAGCCCACTGAGGACCCAA TTCCGCAAGATGTTTTCCTTGTTCAGGAGCAGAGTATCAGGGACGCCCAGCCGGTGACCACCTGCCAGCTGCCCCCG AGCCGAGTTTCTCCATTTAAGGACATGATCTTGTGCTTCTCAGAAGAAGACTGGTCCCTTCTGGACCCGGCGCAGACTGGTTTCTATGGAGAATTCATCATTGGGGAAGACTACGGGGTCTCCATGCCACCAA ATGACCTTGCAGCTCAGCCAGCTCAGCTCTCACCTGAAGAGGAGAACGGGCTGCGGGTTACCGAGATGACAGACCTCCAGGGTAAAGACACACCCCAGATCTCCTGCTCAG ACCTTCCTAGTCTCCAGCCATtccaagaagaaggaaggaaatgggaggagcTGCAGGTGCCAGAGCTCCAGTCCTGCCAGCAGGGGGCGCTCACTCAAAGTCCTTGTCCAG GAAGTGACCCACCACCCCTAAAGAGCAGCCTGGACCAGGAGGTGACCATTGAGATCGAACTGTCCAGTTCTGGAGATGAGGACTCCCAACACAGCCCATATTGCACAGAGGAACTGAGGAGCCCTACAGAAAAGCCCCACAGTCTCCCGACCCACCGGGGCAGCactgagggtgggggtgaggtacAGACCTCACAAAAGTCTTATGTGTGTCCGAGCTGTGGGAAGATCTTCCGCTGGAGAGTCAACTTCATCCGGCACATGCGCAGCCGCAGGGAGCAGAAGCCACACAAGTGCTCAGTGTGTGGGGAGTTATTCAGTGACAGCGAGGACCTGGACGGACACCTGGAGACCCATGAGGTCCAGAAGCCCTACAGGTGCACAGTCTGCGGAAAGAGCTTCCGCCTCAACTCACATCTGCTCTCCCACCGACGGATCCACTTGCAGCCAGAGAGGCAGCCACCGGTGAAGAAGAGTGAGGAGGGTGCGTCGGAAACAGAGGGTACAGGCGCCCGTGCCCTGATGGAGAAGAGCAAAGCCAAGCTGGGCTTCCGGTGCGGGAACTGTGGGAAGAGCTTCCAGCGACACGACCATCTGGTGAGACACCGTAGCCACTGTCACCTGAAGAGCGAGGCCCGTCCCCTCCAGTGTCGGTACTGTGTCAAAACTTTCCGGCAGAATTATGATCTTCTCCGCCACGAGCGCATACACATGAAGCGTCGCTCCAAGCAGGCTCTGAACTCATACTAA